Proteins encoded in a region of the Frondihabitans sp. 762G35 genome:
- a CDS encoding carbohydrate ABC transporter permease, whose product MTSTTVRARRPKPAVDAKPKGGFRYRRAIAIFIVPFAVLFLAFYLVPILYAVYQSLLKVQRVGTFGAPTQVFGGLSQYVLVFQDNEFWSSVLRVLLFGVVQVPVMLGLALLFALLLDSPLLRGKRFFRLAFFAPYAVPGVIAAIMWGYLYSPSLSPFQFVTSNVDLLGGGTILWAIANVVTWVYVGYNMLIIYSSLLAIPTEIYEAAKLDGASQFRIAVAIKIPLVVPAIILTAVFSVIGTLQLLTEPIVFRQFTSSITSTFTPNMLVYSTSSVPNFNLAAAFSVVLAVATFILSIGFLRLTQRKASQ is encoded by the coding sequence ATGACCTCGACCACCGTTCGCGCGCGTCGGCCCAAGCCGGCCGTCGACGCCAAGCCCAAGGGCGGCTTCCGCTACCGGCGGGCGATCGCCATCTTCATCGTCCCGTTCGCCGTCCTGTTCCTGGCGTTCTACCTGGTCCCGATCCTCTACGCGGTCTACCAGTCGCTCCTCAAGGTGCAGCGCGTGGGCACCTTCGGCGCCCCGACGCAGGTCTTCGGCGGGCTGAGCCAGTACGTCCTCGTCTTCCAGGACAACGAGTTCTGGTCGTCGGTGCTGCGCGTCCTCCTCTTCGGCGTCGTCCAGGTGCCGGTGATGCTGGGCCTCGCGCTGCTCTTCGCCCTGCTGCTCGACTCGCCGCTCCTGCGGGGCAAGCGCTTCTTCCGGCTCGCGTTCTTCGCGCCCTACGCCGTGCCGGGCGTCATCGCCGCGATCATGTGGGGCTACCTCTACTCGCCGAGCCTCTCGCCCTTCCAGTTCGTCACGTCGAACGTCGACCTCCTCGGCGGAGGCACGATCCTCTGGGCCATCGCCAACGTCGTCACCTGGGTCTACGTCGGCTACAACATGCTGATCATCTACTCGTCGCTCCTGGCGATCCCCACGGAGATCTACGAGGCCGCGAAGCTCGACGGGGCGTCGCAGTTCCGCATCGCGGTCGCCATCAAGATCCCGCTCGTCGTGCCGGCGATCATCCTGACCGCGGTGTTCTCGGTGATCGGGACCCTGCAGCTCCTGACCGAGCCCATCGTCTTCCGCCAGTTCACGTCGTCGATCACGTCGACCTTCACGCCGAACATGCTCGTGTACTCGACCTCCTCGGTGCCGAACTTCAACCTGGCAGCCGCCTTCTCGGTCGTCCTCGCGGTGGCCACCTTCATCCTCTCGATCGGATTCCTCCGACTGACCCAGCGGAAGGCCTCCCAGTGA
- a CDS encoding carbohydrate ABC transporter permease, translating to MRPASSFDDASAPTPQKGRGPRESVLSRSAAMVIMGVFTLYFLIPIFWLLVSSTKTVGNFNSGFSLWFSATSLQDGIGNLGKLFTYQGGVYLRWMGNSIVYATVAGALGTILSAMCGYALAKYRFWGREALFNIFLGGVLVPATALALPLFLIFSQVQLTDTFWSVFLPSIVSPFGVYLARIYAASSVPDEIVEAARIDGSGEVRTFFTVSIRLMSPALVTVFLFQFVAIWNNFFLPLVMLRTQSLFPVTLGLYTWNSNVSQYPDLRTLVLIGAFVSIIPLLVAFLSLQRFWRSGLGSGGLK from the coding sequence ATCCGCCCCGCCAGCAGCTTCGACGACGCCAGCGCTCCCACCCCGCAGAAGGGGCGCGGGCCGCGCGAGAGCGTCCTGTCCCGGTCGGCCGCGATGGTCATCATGGGCGTCTTCACGCTCTACTTCCTGATCCCGATCTTCTGGCTCCTGGTGTCGTCGACGAAGACCGTCGGCAACTTCAACTCGGGCTTCTCGCTCTGGTTCTCCGCCACCTCCCTCCAGGACGGCATCGGCAACCTCGGCAAGCTCTTCACCTACCAGGGCGGGGTCTACCTGCGCTGGATGGGCAACTCGATCGTCTACGCGACCGTCGCCGGAGCCCTCGGCACGATCCTCTCCGCGATGTGCGGCTACGCCCTGGCGAAGTACCGCTTCTGGGGCCGCGAGGCGCTCTTCAACATCTTCCTCGGCGGCGTCCTCGTCCCGGCGACGGCTCTCGCGCTGCCGCTGTTCCTCATCTTCAGCCAGGTGCAGCTGACCGACACCTTCTGGTCGGTGTTCCTCCCCTCGATCGTGAGCCCGTTCGGCGTCTACCTGGCCCGCATCTACGCGGCGTCGAGCGTCCCCGACGAGATCGTCGAGGCGGCCCGGATCGACGGGTCGGGCGAGGTCCGCACGTTCTTCACCGTCTCGATCCGGCTCATGTCGCCGGCCCTCGTGACCGTCTTCTTGTTCCAGTTCGTCGCCATCTGGAACAACTTCTTCCTGCCCCTCGTGATGCTGCGCACTCAGTCGCTCTTCCCCGTCACGCTCGGGCTCTACACCTGGAACTCCAACGTGAGCCAGTACCCCGACCTCCGCACGCTCGTCCTCATCGGGGCGTTCGTGTCGATCATTCCTCTCCTCGTCGCCTTCCTGAGCCTCCAGCGGTTCTGGCGGAGCGGCCTGGGGTCAGGCGGCCTCAAGTAG
- a CDS encoding ABC transporter substrate-binding protein, with the protein MKKSKYLRIAAVAVAASIALAGCSAGSGSGSSTTSADACKPSSGKVTLNFTTWVPNMDKVVAIWNKANPDIQVKASVVANGNSGTYQNFFNQLKAGNAPDIGQVEYDTLPAFRIQDGLTNIASCSGVSAVKSDFADGLWNQVTFGEANSVYAIPQDSGPMALYYRKDLFQKAGLSVPTTWEEYAQDAVKIKALGGNITNFAKGDVNQFAGLVSQAGGQWFSTKDGTWDVNLTDAASTKVANYWQDLISKKLVNTLPSFTDQWNAAYDSGQDWTWVSAVWGANTISSGAPKTTGQWAVAPMPQWTAGETKAAAWGGSSSVVFKGSKHPAEAAKFITWLNTSEEALSALNKEANLYPASSTGTKLAALNEGVPFYGNQKIYQEFATAGENIQPFTWGPTMTQTYSDVSDGFGSAASGQGTLLDALKAGQTKTIAALKAQSITVK; encoded by the coding sequence ATGAAGAAATCGAAGTACCTGCGGATCGCGGCCGTCGCCGTGGCCGCGTCGATCGCCCTCGCCGGCTGCAGCGCCGGCTCGGGCTCCGGGTCGTCGACGACCTCCGCCGACGCCTGCAAGCCGTCCTCGGGCAAGGTCACCCTGAACTTCACGACCTGGGTGCCGAACATGGACAAGGTCGTCGCCATCTGGAACAAGGCGAACCCCGACATCCAGGTGAAAGCCTCCGTCGTCGCCAACGGGAACAGCGGCACGTACCAGAACTTCTTCAACCAGCTCAAGGCCGGGAACGCTCCCGACATCGGGCAGGTCGAGTACGACACGCTGCCCGCCTTCCGCATCCAGGACGGCCTCACCAACATCGCCTCCTGCTCCGGCGTCTCGGCGGTCAAGTCCGACTTCGCCGACGGTCTCTGGAACCAGGTCACCTTCGGCGAGGCGAACTCCGTCTACGCGATCCCGCAGGACTCCGGTCCGATGGCGCTCTACTACCGCAAGGACCTCTTCCAGAAGGCGGGCCTGTCGGTCCCGACGACCTGGGAGGAGTACGCCCAGGACGCCGTCAAGATCAAGGCTCTCGGAGGCAACATCACCAACTTCGCCAAGGGCGACGTCAACCAGTTCGCCGGGCTCGTCTCCCAGGCCGGGGGTCAGTGGTTCTCGACCAAGGACGGCACCTGGGACGTCAACCTGACCGACGCCGCCTCCACCAAGGTCGCGAACTACTGGCAGGACCTCATCTCGAAGAAGCTCGTCAACACCCTGCCGAGCTTCACCGACCAGTGGAACGCCGCCTACGACTCCGGCCAGGACTGGACCTGGGTCTCCGCCGTCTGGGGTGCCAACACCATCTCCAGCGGTGCTCCCAAGACCACCGGCCAGTGGGCCGTCGCCCCGATGCCGCAGTGGACCGCAGGCGAGACGAAGGCGGCCGCCTGGGGCGGTTCGTCCAGCGTCGTCTTCAAGGGCAGCAAGCACCCCGCCGAGGCCGCGAAGTTCATCACGTGGCTGAACACCTCGGAGGAGGCGCTCTCCGCCCTCAACAAGGAGGCCAACCTGTACCCGGCCTCCTCGACCGGGACCAAGCTGGCCGCGCTCAACGAGGGCGTCCCGTTCTACGGCAACCAGAAGATCTACCAGGAGTTCGCCACCGCCGGTGAGAACATCCAGCCGTTCACCTGGGGCCCGACCATGACGCAGACCTACAGCGACGTCTCCGACGGGTTCGGCTCGGCCGCCTCCGGCCAGGGCACGCTGCTCGACGCTCTGAAGGCCGGTCAGACGAAGACCATCGCCGCCCTCAAGGCGCAGTCGATCACGGTCAAGTAG
- a CDS encoding helix-turn-helix domain-containing protein, whose product MLIDTTRPSFGFSCWNDETGPMTVAHQHDDIEFNLAERDLAYLLGGRRVTLPAGSVAGFWAARPHQLVEVPEGARVTWLTIPLDVFLSWSLPEPFVAAVVSGDLVAQEPRGPVPELVARFAGWSVDLASGDDFLRDTAKLEIEAFVRRLSRTAVTSRPTPAAAGARAPDPRGPGTESLAHAAGMARFLAQNFARPLTVEDVAAAAHVHPSHAMAVFRRVTGTSIGAYLAQCRVAEAQRLLIATAEPIGDIAHLAGFGSQSQFYDRFRAACGTTPAAYRREHRRGRGTAPGGDPGAMPLR is encoded by the coding sequence ATGCTCATCGACACGACGAGGCCGAGCTTCGGCTTCTCCTGCTGGAACGACGAGACCGGTCCGATGACCGTGGCGCACCAGCACGACGACATCGAGTTCAACCTGGCCGAGCGCGATCTCGCCTACCTGCTCGGCGGGCGGCGGGTGACGCTGCCTGCCGGCTCCGTGGCGGGGTTCTGGGCGGCGCGGCCGCACCAGCTCGTCGAGGTGCCCGAGGGCGCGAGGGTCACCTGGCTGACGATCCCCCTCGACGTGTTCCTCTCCTGGTCGCTGCCGGAGCCGTTCGTCGCCGCCGTCGTGAGCGGAGACCTCGTCGCGCAGGAGCCGCGGGGCCCGGTACCCGAGCTCGTCGCGCGCTTCGCCGGCTGGAGCGTCGACCTCGCCTCCGGCGACGACTTCCTCCGCGACACCGCGAAGCTCGAGATCGAGGCGTTCGTCCGGCGTCTTTCCCGGACGGCGGTGACGAGCCGGCCGACACCGGCCGCCGCGGGCGCCCGCGCGCCGGACCCGAGAGGCCCGGGGACGGAGTCGCTGGCGCACGCGGCCGGCATGGCCCGCTTCCTGGCGCAGAACTTCGCGCGCCCGCTCACGGTGGAGGACGTCGCGGCCGCCGCGCACGTGCATCCTTCTCACGCGATGGCCGTCTTCCGGAGGGTCACGGGGACGAGCATCGGCGCGTACCTGGCCCAGTGCCGGGTGGCCGAGGCCCAGCGGCTCCTGATCGCCACCGCGGAGCCGATCGGCGACATCGCCCACCTCGCGGGCTTCGGGTCGCAGAGCCAGTTCTACGACCGGTTCCGCGCCGCGTGCGGCACGACGCCGGCCGCCTACCGCCGCGAGCACCGACGAGGAAGAGGCACCGCGCCGGGAGGGGATCCCGGCGCGATGCCTCTTCGGTGA
- the msrA gene encoding peptide-methionine (S)-S-oxide reductase MsrA, with the protein MTTFTLAGGCFWCLDAVYRTLQGVSDVVSGYTGGQVGNPSYELVCTGTTGHAEAVQVTFDPEVIPADVILDVFFTLHDPRQLNRQGADVGTQYRSAMFFTDDAQKAEFEAARDRASEYWEGGIVTTISPLEEWFAAEEYHQDFFAKNPGQGYCLAVALPKVNKIRKSYGKYVLAS; encoded by the coding sequence ATGACGACTTTCACGCTCGCAGGTGGCTGCTTCTGGTGTCTCGACGCCGTCTACCGCACCCTCCAGGGGGTGAGCGACGTGGTCTCCGGTTACACCGGCGGTCAGGTCGGCAACCCGAGCTACGAGCTCGTCTGCACCGGCACCACCGGTCATGCCGAGGCGGTCCAGGTGACGTTCGATCCCGAGGTCATCCCGGCCGACGTCATCCTCGACGTGTTCTTCACGCTCCACGACCCGCGCCAGCTCAACCGCCAGGGCGCCGATGTCGGCACCCAGTACCGCTCCGCCATGTTCTTCACGGACGACGCCCAGAAGGCCGAGTTCGAGGCGGCCCGCGATCGTGCGTCCGAGTACTGGGAGGGCGGGATCGTCACGACCATCTCGCCGCTCGAGGAGTGGTTCGCCGCGGAGGAGTACCACCAGGACTTCTTCGCCAAGAACCCCGGTCAGGGCTACTGCCTCGCCGTCGCCCTTCCCAAGGTGAACAAGATCCGCAAGTCGTACGGCAAGTACGTGCTTGCTTCGTAG
- a CDS encoding methyltransferase: protein MSDTASTTTNRTWVAQGPAGVVGSIHRTHDGFSIRVGRAEEYHGDFPTLDVAKSALHAALGPGADRPEFSEH from the coding sequence ATGAGCGACACCGCCAGTACGACGACCAACCGCACCTGGGTGGCCCAGGGGCCCGCAGGGGTCGTGGGGTCCATCCACCGGACGCACGACGGATTCTCCATCCGCGTCGGCCGGGCGGAAGAGTACCACGGCGACTTCCCTACTCTCGACGTGGCGAAGAGCGCGCTGCACGCGGCGCTCGGGCCCGGCGCCGACAGGCCCGAGTTCAGCGAGCACTGA